The genomic stretch CCTCGCATAATCGACCTTTGCTGCTTCCTGTTGCAGATTATGCAGCTTTTCCTGGAAACCGTCTTCTAAGTTTTTTCTTTGGGCAGGCTCGCCGCTGATGCTCCGGGTATCCAGCTCCGGGCAGTCGCTCAGTTTCTTTTGGCCCTGGATCACTGCCGCCGCAAAGGCAAGGCAGGAAGGCAGCATGCACTTCCGGCAATTTGATTTGTTGAGCAGTTTGTATACTTCTAACGGGGTGTTCAGCGCAGCCATATCACCATCTCCTTGAATGAATTTTTATTTTTAATCGGACGGTGAAGGTTAAAACATAATGCAGCAGAAATGAAATCGCCCGTTCGGGGGATATAGGCGTTTTCTTGTCAGATTACCTTATGCCGGGAGGCCCAGACCGCTGCCTGGGCCCTGTCGTTGACGTCGATTTTATCGTAGATGTGGGCCACATGGCTTTTGACCGTGTGCTGACTGATAGAAAGTGTTGCTGCGATTGCAGGATTGGACAGCCCCTTTGCCAGGAGCCGGAGAACCTCCACTTCCCGTTTGGTCAACAGATCCTTTGGCACAGCTGTTTGTTTGTCCTGATCAGAAATGCTCAGTTCAACTGTGGAGGAGAGATTGCCGTGTTTATCAAAAATCGGATAAACGGCTTTTTGAGCTATGGGGTCGGAAAAATTAGGGCACTCGCAGGAAGCGGCCCGCCCCTTACTCAACAGGGCGGCAAAGGCAAAACAGCTTTCCTGCCCGCATTTGCCGCAGTTTGTTTTGGGAAGGAGCTGATATATATCCATCGGTGCAAAATGTTCGACGGTTGTGTAGTCCGGCGTGAGGGTACCCTGTTTCTCATGGACTTCATTCAGATACTCCACGAAACGATCCGCAAAGCAACGGGCACTGTCTTCATCGTGAAAACCGGCGGCGATTACCTCCTTGGAATATATGGTGCAGAGGGCCTGCTCAAAAACACATTGAATACGTTCTGGGTCGGCAAAGTACTTCGCCTCCGGGAACTCGGCATTCAGATACGGGAAAAGAGGGCGGAGATCCCGGTCCACCTCGAATTGAACCCCTGTCCTGGGGCCGACGATGGGCAGCACTCCAGACCTGTTGACTGAAAAGTTTGTATATCCGGTAAGAAATCCCATTTTCCCGTTGTACTGTCTTTTGCAAGATTGTTTTGTGGCGACAACAGCGGCTCGCTATCTTTGCTTACGATGTTGATAAAAGCCGTCACGAAGAGCGGTATAAGGATCAACGCTTATCTCCTTCATCTGTTCATATTCGCCAAGATGCAGAGAGAGGTTGTCGAGAAAATCTATTTCATCATCAGCTGCATACAGGACGTCACAGAAGTACGTCGACAGTCCACAACTGACCATAACAAAGCTGATAAGGAGCGCACGTACTCTTTTCTTCATAAAAAATGTGCTCATTGTTCTTTTCTTGGATTTCGTTGGTGTATTGGTTCCTTATGATAAAGCATGATGTGTGCCGGAAATATATACGGGGAAATATCAAGGCATTAAACAGGTACCACGCCGGTGTCTTACCAAATACGGCAAATGGGATTATCTTATATGGTAATCAGCGGCGTGGAATGTCGAATGCGGTAAAAAAGTTATTTGTAAATCTCCGGACTATTCTCCCGCCTCTCAGGGCGTTGTTTATTCGTTAACAGCTTTCAGTTGTATAGTCTGGTTTTTTTTTACTGCATTTGTTACTATTCGATATTGAAAACAATGTTGAAAAATTAAACATAGTTCGAGGGGATATATTTTATGTGTGAAATTAAAGAAATCAAACTGGCTGACGGAACAAGTATTTTTGTCGAAATGGAGACAGTTGATTTTTCACCGGCATCAGAAAATGCTGTTCAACGCAATCTGCCTCCCGGTGCCGAAGAAGTCAATGCTGTTGAGACAGTGCTGGATACCATGAAGACCTTGAAGGGCACTTTAAGCTCTGTTTTCAATACAGTGCAGGATGCAGTGAAAGATAAATCTCCCGACGAATGGGGCGTAGAACTTAACATTGGTTTTAAAGGCAAGGTCAATCCGATCCCGGTGATTGTAAGCGGTGAATCCAGCGTGGCAATTAAAGTCCACGCTCATTGGAAGAAAAAGCAAGGCTGATTTAACAGTAATGTATACTTGGCAGGAAGCCCTGGTTCGAGTCTGGGACGGCAATCCCTATGATGGTGGGATTTATGTAGGTACTGCGTTTTTAATTGCACCTGGTTATTTACTTACAGCTAAGCATGTAGTGACAGCTGTTAAAGATCATAAACAGATTTTTCTGGTCAGTTCTTTTGGTGCTTGGGGTGGCAGTTTCTTTAAAGCTGACGCTCCTATTCTGCATCCAGACGATCTGGTTGATATCGCCATTCTGCCTGTCAAGAAACAAGTCCAGAGGAAATTTTGTCTTTCATTCTGTTCGGATCGTAAATTTGACTTAAAAATTGGCGACAAAGTGTTTTTAGGAGGGTTCAGCTCGAAAGATGGTACTCCAGAATGTCCAGAGGTTCCTATCAGTGCTTATTTTGGAAGCTATCACCTTAGTGTAACACATACTTCTATCGCCAAAGGTCTTAGTGGCGGCCCGGTACTGTATAATAACAAGGTTGTCGCTGTTATCCGCGCTCGTGAGAAAGACGGCACTAAAACCTATCTGGAACCCTTAAGTTCCTTCCGAAGCTTTCTGGAGGATCACCTTGATGTCGCCAGTCAAATCCAACCAATCTCCATAAAAGATCTGGATGAACTGAAACACCTGCTGGGACATATTCAGATTTCAGATGAAAAAATTAACAGTGTTTTTTTTCAGACTGTACCCGGCTCCCGCCAGCCTGATAACTGCATAAATCAAAGCTTATTTTTCACTATTTTGGATTTCCTCGCCCAAAAGAAATGCGTTAAGCCGAATCAGGCACCCTTGTTGTGTTTTTTAGAATACTTGCAACAGGATATTCGGCAACAGATTGATGATGAACCCTTTGATAAGCTGTCGGCATGGAAAGAAAAGATTGCAGGCCAACTGGGTATGGACTTGCAGGCAATTCGGGCAAAATGCCGACCGGTCAGAAATGTCGTTACTTCTAACAATAACACTTCGTCATTATTGTTGAAGATCGAACCGCACAATTTGATCCACACAGATAAATTTATTCTCACAGCTTGGCTGTACCATAAAGACACCTACGAACCTCTGGAAATTTCAGACCATATTTACCGAAAGAAAGATTTAGATACCGGTGTAACAGAAATTTTAGATAAGGGTTTTCAGATGTTTGGCAGAGAATTGCATGTTGAAGCCATTCAACCTCTAACCCTTTTTGACTGGAATCCGGCTCGAATTAGGCGCAATGCCGGGCCGATAAAACAGTCGCTTGGATCATTATGTCCTGTCACCGTACGTTCCTGGGATCGACTATACCATGATGATTACATTTCTGTACGGGGAAGGTGGCCTGAAAAATGGAAAAGTTGCAGGTTGTATTGCGGAATCGAAGAGCTGCACAGTATCCATGAATCCCCTTTAAGTTGCGAGGAGTTATTCAGAAAACTGGACACAAACGAGAGACTCTTTGTCAGTCTCTCTGTGTTTCCTGAGAAAGCCGATTATATGCAACAACTGTTTGGCACTATGTTGGCCGCCGGACTTGCAGTTCTTTTTTGGCCTTTGGAACCTCTTGGAAACTTTAATGCCCTGCATCAAGAATTGAAAGATTGTTTGTCAGGGCAGGATAATTGTCTATGGCCTCAAAAAATATATCAAAGGCGACGTGAACGTGATGATTGGAACGATTTGCTGATGCTCTATGATAACCCCAACTGCTTGCCGCCTGACGTGAATTATCCCGGCATAGCCCCTTACGAGTGATAACCATGAATAACGACAAATTAACTTTTCAATTACCTAGCACCCCGCCGCCGCCGTGGCGTGAATTCAAAAATCGCATGAATCGTCAAGTACGTGCGGAGAACTATCAGCCCAGCGAGCGGGAAGTTAAGTTAATCAATGCGGCCCTGATGTTACGCCGTCCTCTCTTGATTGAGGGTCCGCCGGGTGTGGGGAAATCCTCATTGGCGCATGCGGCGGCGTATAAATTGGGCTTGGACGATGTCCTTCAATGGCCCATAACTTCGAAGTCTACTCGACAGGACGGCTTATACAGTTACGACGCCTTGGCACGTCTGCAAGAAGCGGCATTGCTTGAAAAACGTACAGCACGGGAAGATGATTTCGATCAAAATAATTACCAGGAAGCACAAAAGAAGATTGAAGATATCGGGCGATATATCAGCCTCGGCCCATTAGGCACGGCATTATTACACTCCACCTCAGAGAAACCCTGTGTCGTGTTGATTGACGAACTGGATAAAAGCGATATTGATCTCCCGAACGACCTGCTTCACCTGTTTGAAGAAGGAGAGTTTCAAATCCCGGAGATAGCCCGTCTGCCGGACAGCGATCACGCTGATAAAATTATGGTCTGCGCCCATAACAGCACAGAAAAATTACCTGTTGAACGTGACGGAATAGTCCGATGTCACGCATTTCCTTTGGTGATCATGACGAGCAACGGGGAACGCGAATTTCCTGCGGCTTTTTTACGTCGCTGCTTACGTCTTAAAATATCCCAGCCAACAGAAGAAGAACTTCGACGCATCATACACGGCCATTTAAATATGAACGTTCCGGGCACAAGCAATGAAGATCTTTCTGAGGAACAGCAGGCAACACAGAAGTTGTTGGCTGACTTTCTTGATAAGAGAGGAGAACAGTCCCGGTTAGCCACAGGTCAACTCTTAGATGCCATGTATTTATTCAATTCAGGAATAGAGTTATCCGAAGAAGAAAATAAGTATCTATACCAGGCTGTTTTTGAGGCGTTATCTGAGTAAGTGCTTACTTACCGAATGTTGCAATCCGATGAGCTGGAGATTTGATATTCTGTAATTTTAAACTGTTATGACTGACAGAGACATCCTGTGATAAACGAAACAGTACCAAAACTCCTTACAGCTCTCCAATCTGTCTGCCCTGATGAAAACGCAGATGCGGAGGCCGTTGCCGACTGGTTATGGCTTGCCGCCCACAGTATACCGTCCAAAAAGGGGCCGCATGATGAGTCATCGCCCCGAAAATCTGACAGTCTTGATCCTGAACAAGTCGATCAATCAGATTCCGGCCAACAGCCCGAATCTGAGGCAACGAACAAAACGAGCGATAGCGATCATCTTGAAGACACCACAAGTCACTCCGAGGGTGATCCTAAACCAAATCAATCTGACAACCTCCAGAAATCATCAACCCCGCTCTATTCCGGAGGTCAAGGAACGGGGACAGGCAGCGGCCTTCCTCTCCGTGTTCCCGGCGGACGTGCTCTGCCTCATTCACTGGCTCTTGTCCGCGCTCTGCGTCCTTTAAAACAACAGATCGAAACGAACGATTCCTGGGTTATAGATGAAGAGGCGACAGTCCGCAGGATTGCCGATACCGGTATCTGGACCCCTGTACTCAAAGCCAACAGACAGCGTTGGTTGGAACTGGCATTGGTGCTTGATGAATCGCCTTCCATGCGTTTATGGCACAATACCATTAAAGAATTACGTGCATTGCTCGTTCAACTCGGTGCATTTCGTGACATTCGCATCTGGAGGTTGAAAACATCAGGAAAAGACCAACGGGTTGATTTGCACTCAGGGGCAGGAGAAGCACCATGCCATTTTCGAGGACTCGTGAATACAGCTCGTCCTCGCTTGATAGTAATTGTTAGCGATTTTATTTCTCCTGCCTGGCAGGGGGAAGAGCTGATTGAATGGCTGAATGTTTGGGGGCGTGAACATCCTGTAAATTTTATTCAACTGCTGCCGCAAAGATTGTGGCGGCAAAGTCGTCTGCGTACCGCCCGGCTGTTGAAAGTCACCAACCCTGCTTCCGAGACACCTAATTCTCGTTTTCACGTCCATCAGCCTGCTCTGCCTTGGGCAGAACCTGCTACGGAAAAGGCAATACCCTTTCCTTTGATTTCGTTAGAGCCCGACCTTCTCGCCGATTGGGCACATTTTATTGTTGGAAACAAAAAGATCGAATTGCCTGCCTTTCAGCTGCAATCAAGAGAACAGACAAGCGTTGAGCTTCCAAAAAATCAATCAGAGGAGAATGAACGTCTGCAACAATTCCGGGCTGTAGCCACTCCAACAGCATATAAATTGGCATGTTTTCTTGCTGCCGCACCGCTCATGTTGCCTGTTATGCGTTTGGTTCAGCGTGTATTGGTTCCGGAATCTGGACAGTCGCATTTGGCAGAGTTCTTTTTAAGCGGTCTGATCAAGCGGGTGAATACTGATGAAGAAATTATCGACCCCGACAAGATAGTATATGATTTTTTATCGGATAATTTACGCAATACGCTTTTAGAATCCGGCTTGATTACTGATGCAGTACGGGTACAGGAAGAGATTTCGAGATTTATCAATGAACATTATAATGATGCATTTTCTTTTCAGGCGATAATAAGGGATCCGAAAAGTACGGGGGACGTTAGAGTATCTGAAGAGTTAAGACCATTTGCTAAAGTGACGGGGTCTGTGCTGGAACAGTTGGGAGGGAAATATACCAAAGCTGCGCAAGAAATACGTATTGTTAAAGCAGCTGGAATTGTGCCCTTAAAACCTCTTTTAGGGTCGATCTTTTATCTGCCGCAGGCCCCCACCCGCTTCACCGGAAGAATCCCAGAGCTGAATCAGCTGGCTGACCTACTGCTTCGCTCAGAAGAAGAGAAGACCGTAGCCATTGTCGGGATAACCGGTCAAGGCGGCATCGGCAAGTCCGCTTTGGCATTTCATTTTGCAAAGGAATACCGAGACAAGTTCCCTGACGGGATCATCGCTGAACGGGTGAACGGCAAGGATGCGGACACAATTGCTCGTATCTTTGCCCGGATTGGCGGGAAAATGATCGCCGAGGACGATGTCCGGCCCGGAGTGGCGATCATGCAGGAAGCTTTTGCCCATCGGCGGATGTTGCTCATCTTTGACAATGCCGAGACAGCAGACATCCTTACTCTGCATCCAGGCGGGAAATGCGCAGTGATCATTACCACCCGCGACCGTGACCTGCTAGGCCGAATTGATGTTCCCAAGGAGCAATGCGTTGATCTGCCAGTTCTGCCGGATCAGGATGCTTGGAACCTGCTGGCCTGCTCTGTTGATCGCAGTCGCCTTGAGGATGAAGCGGAGGCTGTAGCCCGTATTCTGGAGCTGGTGGGCAATCTGCCCCTAGCAGTAGAGATCGTCGGTAAAACCCTGCAAAAACGATTGCGGCGCAACTCCTCCTTTTCACTGACCGCCTATGCCGAGGCATTAGACTTGGAACGACTTAGCCTGCCCCGTGATGTCCATCTGAATGTGCGTATCTGTTTCAATCAGAGTATCTGGCTGCTTGAAGATGACGGCAGGGATGATCTAATTAGTGCCTTTGCCCGGCTTTCTGTTTGCCAGCAGAACGGTTTTTCTCTGCATACGGCGATGGCCGTTTTGGAGACAGAAGATGAATACGCTACGGAAGAAAATATGTTTGAGTTGCTTGACCTGTCTTTTCTCAGTCAGCAGGATACAGGCCGTTTTATTTATCATCCACTGATGTACGAATTCGCCAAAGAAATCGCCAAAGAACGTAACTTGGTTGCAGTGGCGAGGCAGAATCATACAAGCTATTTTATTGACCTGCTTGAGAATCGAAAGGTTGAAGAATTGGTGGCGGAGTTAGATGATATTTTGCTTGTTGCCAAACGGATGGCGGAAAGTGGAGATGATAGCTATATCAATTTTTCTTTAAATCTAAAAAAATTGCTTACCCATTTGAGCAACTGGTTTCAATTAGCCAGATTGTACATTCAACAGGCTGAATTCAATATATTGCAGGGTGAATTACACAACGCAGAAGAGACGCTTCTAGCTGCACAAGATATTGTTCGAAAAATCGAGCCACTGAGGGGACAGCAGCACACGGATGTTGTGCGACTGAATACGCTGGGTCGAGTATACCAGCTGCTCGGAAAATTTGACCACGCAGTGCGAGTTTTCCTACAGAGCCGTAAGATTACCGAACAGCTAGAGGACGAGCGAGGATTGGCGATGGTATTGAACTCTCTGGGCGGAGTCTATCAGCGGCAAGGGAAGTTCGACGACGCAATGCAGTCCTTCCGGCAGAGCCTCAAAATTGAAGAAGAGCTAGATAATCAGCGCGGTCAGGCGATGGTGCTGAATTCTCTAGGTGGGGTCTATCAGCGGCAGGGAATATTTGACGGTGCGGTGCAGGCTTTTCAGCAGAGTTGTGATATTTCCGAACGGTTGGGGGATGAGCGCAGCTTGGCAATGGTGTTGAACTCCTTGGGCGGAGTCTATCAGCGGCAGGGGAAGTTCGACGACGCAATGCAGTCCTTCCGGCAGAGCCTCAAAATTGAAGAAGAGCTAGATAATCAGCGCGGTCAGGCGATGGTGCTGAATTCTCTAGGTGGGGTCTATCAGCGGCAGGGAATATTTGACGGTGCGGTGCAGGCTTTTCAGCAGAGTTGTGATATTTCCGAACGGTTGGGGGATGAGCGCAGCTTGGCAATGGTGTTGAACTCCTTGGGCGGAGTCTATCAGCGGCAGGGGAAGTTCGACGACGCAGTGCAGTCCTTCCGGCAGAGCTATGCTATTTCCGAACAGCTTGAGGATGAACGCAGCTTGGCGATGGTGCTGAACTCGCTGGGCGGAGTCTATCAGCGGCAGGGGAAGTTCGACGACGCAGTGCAGTCCTTCCGGCAGGGCTATGATATTTCCGAACGGCTGGAGGACGAACACAGTATGTCGATGATTCTGAATTCTTTGGGCGGGATCTATCAGCGGCAGAAAATGTTTGATGATGCAATTCAAGCTTTCCGACAAAGCTTTAATATCGCTGTGCAAATGAAGGATGAGCGCTGTCAGGCAATAAGCTTAAATTCTTTGGGTGGGGTCTATCAGCGACAGGGGAAGTTTAAGGAAACGGTGGAGGTATTCTGGCAGAGTTATGAAATCTTCTCCCTGTTGGAAGATAAGCGGGGGGTGGCGATGGTCTCGAATTCCCTTGGCGAAGTGTATCAGCGGCAGGGAAAGCTTGACAATGCAGTTCAGGCATTCCAAGAAAGTGCAGCTATTGGAAAAAAGATAGACGATAAACGCCTTTTGGCAATGGTGCTGAACTCCTTAGGCGGGATCTATCAGCGACAGGGTGAGTTCGATGATGCGGTTCGAGCATTCCAGGAAAGCTATGATATCGGCCAAGTCTTGGGTGACGAACGGCATCTGGCAATAGTCACCAGCTCTTGGGGGCGTGTCCTGTTAAGTCAAAATAAACCCGAAGAAGCCCTTGTCCTCTTGGAGCAGTGCTTTGCCATTGACGAAAAGATAAAGAACCGACGCGGACTGGGCATGGTTACGCCACTGCTCTGTCATACCCTACGCCGACTCAGACGCACCAGTGAAGCCGCTGCTTTCTGCAGACGCGCCCTAAAGATCACGCCCAAAAATAACCGACTCCTCGTCCTGCAAAAAAGCTTGGAAGAATGCCTCCTGCTCACTGGCACGGTCAAGTTTATCCGTCCCTCCCGAGATGGCGATCATTATTTCGGCTACATTACCATGGATGATGGCGGTAACGATGTACGTTTTGATTCGCATTTTGTAGACATCAGCGGTTTGGACACCGGCACACGGGTTGCGGTCGAAGTAAATATAAATCGAGAGAGCGTCCGGGTCGCTCAAAAGGTGGAAATAATCAATGAACAGCCCCAGGCCCAATAACCTGTAAACCCAGCTGCTCCTCCATAGGCACAAAATCCTGATCATCATGCAGCAGGGCCACATCATTTTCAATGCAGTACGTCCCGATCAACACATCAATCGTTTTTTTCACCGTAATTCCCTG from Candidatus Electrothrix communis encodes the following:
- a CDS encoding LuxR C-terminal-related transcriptional regulator → MGFLTGYTNFSVNRSGVLPIVGPRTGVQFEVDRDLRPLFPYLNAEFPEAKYFADPERIQCVFEQALCTIYSKEVIAAGFHDEDSARCFADRFVEYLNEVHEKQGTLTPDYTTVEHFAPMDIYQLLPKTNCGKCGQESCFAFAALLSKGRAASCECPNFSDPIAQKAVYPIFDKHGNLSSTVELSISDQDKQTAVPKDLLTKREVEVLRLLAKGLSNPAIAATLSISQHTVKSHVAHIYDKIDVNDRAQAAVWASRHKVI
- a CDS encoding CU044_2847 family protein yields the protein MCEIKEIKLADGTSIFVEMETVDFSPASENAVQRNLPPGAEEVNAVETVLDTMKTLKGTLSSVFNTVQDAVKDKSPDEWGVELNIGFKGKVNPIPVIVSGESSVAIKVHAHWKKKQG
- a CDS encoding MoxR family ATPase, with product MNNDKLTFQLPSTPPPPWREFKNRMNRQVRAENYQPSEREVKLINAALMLRRPLLIEGPPGVGKSSLAHAAAYKLGLDDVLQWPITSKSTRQDGLYSYDALARLQEAALLEKRTAREDDFDQNNYQEAQKKIEDIGRYISLGPLGTALLHSTSEKPCVVLIDELDKSDIDLPNDLLHLFEEGEFQIPEIARLPDSDHADKIMVCAHNSTEKLPVERDGIVRCHAFPLVIMTSNGEREFPAAFLRRCLRLKISQPTEEELRRIIHGHLNMNVPGTSNEDLSEEQQATQKLLADFLDKRGEQSRLATGQLLDAMYLFNSGIELSEEENKYLYQAVFEALSE
- a CDS encoding trypsin-like peptidase domain-containing protein; the encoded protein is MNPAWQLKSTLIGRKSKADLTVMYTWQEALVRVWDGNPYDGGIYVGTAFLIAPGYLLTAKHVVTAVKDHKQIFLVSSFGAWGGSFFKADAPILHPDDLVDIAILPVKKQVQRKFCLSFCSDRKFDLKIGDKVFLGGFSSKDGTPECPEVPISAYFGSYHLSVTHTSIAKGLSGGPVLYNNKVVAVIRAREKDGTKTYLEPLSSFRSFLEDHLDVASQIQPISIKDLDELKHLLGHIQISDEKINSVFFQTVPGSRQPDNCINQSLFFTILDFLAQKKCVKPNQAPLLCFLEYLQQDIRQQIDDEPFDKLSAWKEKIAGQLGMDLQAIRAKCRPVRNVVTSNNNTSSLLLKIEPHNLIHTDKFILTAWLYHKDTYEPLEISDHIYRKKDLDTGVTEILDKGFQMFGRELHVEAIQPLTLFDWNPARIRRNAGPIKQSLGSLCPVTVRSWDRLYHDDYISVRGRWPEKWKSCRLYCGIEELHSIHESPLSCEELFRKLDTNERLFVSLSVFPEKADYMQQLFGTMLAAGLAVLFWPLEPLGNFNALHQELKDCLSGQDNCLWPQKIYQRRRERDDWNDLLMLYDNPNCLPPDVNYPGIAPYE
- a CDS encoding SAV_2336 N-terminal domain-related protein, which produces MINETVPKLLTALQSVCPDENADAEAVADWLWLAAHSIPSKKGPHDESSPRKSDSLDPEQVDQSDSGQQPESEATNKTSDSDHLEDTTSHSEGDPKPNQSDNLQKSSTPLYSGGQGTGTGSGLPLRVPGGRALPHSLALVRALRPLKQQIETNDSWVIDEEATVRRIADTGIWTPVLKANRQRWLELALVLDESPSMRLWHNTIKELRALLVQLGAFRDIRIWRLKTSGKDQRVDLHSGAGEAPCHFRGLVNTARPRLIVIVSDFISPAWQGEELIEWLNVWGREHPVNFIQLLPQRLWRQSRLRTARLLKVTNPASETPNSRFHVHQPALPWAEPATEKAIPFPLISLEPDLLADWAHFIVGNKKIELPAFQLQSREQTSVELPKNQSEENERLQQFRAVATPTAYKLACFLAAAPLMLPVMRLVQRVLVPESGQSHLAEFFLSGLIKRVNTDEEIIDPDKIVYDFLSDNLRNTLLESGLITDAVRVQEEISRFINEHYNDAFSFQAIIRDPKSTGDVRVSEELRPFAKVTGSVLEQLGGKYTKAAQEIRIVKAAGIVPLKPLLGSIFYLPQAPTRFTGRIPELNQLADLLLRSEEEKTVAIVGITGQGGIGKSALAFHFAKEYRDKFPDGIIAERVNGKDADTIARIFARIGGKMIAEDDVRPGVAIMQEAFAHRRMLLIFDNAETADILTLHPGGKCAVIITTRDRDLLGRIDVPKEQCVDLPVLPDQDAWNLLACSVDRSRLEDEAEAVARILELVGNLPLAVEIVGKTLQKRLRRNSSFSLTAYAEALDLERLSLPRDVHLNVRICFNQSIWLLEDDGRDDLISAFARLSVCQQNGFSLHTAMAVLETEDEYATEENMFELLDLSFLSQQDTGRFIYHPLMYEFAKEIAKERNLVAVARQNHTSYFIDLLENRKVEELVAELDDILLVAKRMAESGDDSYINFSLNLKKLLTHLSNWFQLARLYIQQAEFNILQGELHNAEETLLAAQDIVRKIEPLRGQQHTDVVRLNTLGRVYQLLGKFDHAVRVFLQSRKITEQLEDERGLAMVLNSLGGVYQRQGKFDDAMQSFRQSLKIEEELDNQRGQAMVLNSLGGVYQRQGIFDGAVQAFQQSCDISERLGDERSLAMVLNSLGGVYQRQGKFDDAMQSFRQSLKIEEELDNQRGQAMVLNSLGGVYQRQGIFDGAVQAFQQSCDISERLGDERSLAMVLNSLGGVYQRQGKFDDAVQSFRQSYAISEQLEDERSLAMVLNSLGGVYQRQGKFDDAVQSFRQGYDISERLEDEHSMSMILNSLGGIYQRQKMFDDAIQAFRQSFNIAVQMKDERCQAISLNSLGGVYQRQGKFKETVEVFWQSYEIFSLLEDKRGVAMVSNSLGEVYQRQGKLDNAVQAFQESAAIGKKIDDKRLLAMVLNSLGGIYQRQGEFDDAVRAFQESYDIGQVLGDERHLAIVTSSWGRVLLSQNKPEEALVLLEQCFAIDEKIKNRRGLGMVTPLLCHTLRRLRRTSEAAAFCRRALKITPKNNRLLVLQKSLEECLLLTGTVKFIRPSRDGDHYFGYITMDDGGNDVRFDSHFVDISGLDTGTRVAVEVNINRESVRVAQKVEIINEQPQAQ